Proteins co-encoded in one Pyramidobacter porci genomic window:
- a CDS encoding M20/M25/M40 family metallo-hydrolase — MSLVDVRRHIEAHRDDDLELLKKLVAQPSVSACNMGVRECTEMLRSLLTELGCNTVAICPTDGQPLVFAELKSKKAGAKTILFYGHYDTQPPDPVEEWITPPFEPTVRDGRLYGLGTADNKGQFLAHLLAVRSWLATEGDVPVNVKFILDGEEESGSPNMRAFVETHKDMLMADLVYNSDGPMNAGDFPEIKLGFRGDLSMEFELTTATHQNHSKTGQLIPNPAIELCQLIASMIDRDGRVLIDGFYDDVLPPTAYERELMDRYAFEPETLARVYGVKKLLKTAKEAYYTQLMFRPTFTINGMSSGYCGPGHKTCVPRSALMKLDVRLVRNMDPDKVLEKIRRHAAAFDPEIVVRAGKAMYPSKSDAEQPLCQAAIAAARSVYPNAVVHPSSGGSNPDYVWTGIMKMPSVTVPYGNADQTNHSPNENLRLDCFHKGIHVSAAVIGRIGEI; from the coding sequence ATGAGTCTTGTCGATGTCCGCCGCCATATTGAAGCCCACCGGGACGATGACCTGGAGCTGCTGAAAAAACTTGTCGCCCAGCCCAGCGTCAGCGCCTGCAACATGGGCGTGCGAGAGTGTACGGAGATGCTGCGTTCGCTTTTGACTGAACTGGGCTGCAATACCGTCGCAATTTGCCCGACCGATGGGCAACCGCTTGTTTTCGCCGAACTTAAGTCGAAGAAAGCCGGTGCAAAAACTATTCTGTTCTATGGTCATTACGACACACAGCCTCCCGATCCCGTGGAGGAATGGATCACGCCGCCTTTTGAACCAACGGTGCGCGATGGGCGGCTCTACGGTCTCGGCACAGCCGACAACAAGGGACAGTTTCTCGCGCACCTCCTTGCCGTGCGTTCATGGCTGGCAACTGAGGGCGATGTCCCCGTCAACGTCAAGTTCATTCTCGACGGCGAGGAGGAAAGCGGCTCGCCCAACATGAGAGCTTTCGTCGAAACACACAAAGACATGCTGATGGCCGACCTGGTCTACAACTCCGACGGCCCTATGAACGCCGGGGACTTTCCGGAGATCAAGCTGGGCTTCCGCGGCGACCTGTCAATGGAATTTGAGCTGACCACAGCCACACACCAGAACCATTCAAAGACGGGGCAGCTGATTCCCAATCCCGCCATCGAGTTGTGCCAGCTCATCGCTTCGATGATCGACCGTGACGGCCGCGTGCTGATCGATGGATTTTACGACGACGTGCTGCCGCCGACCGCTTACGAGCGGGAGCTCATGGACCGGTACGCCTTCGAGCCGGAAACGCTGGCGCGCGTGTACGGCGTCAAAAAACTGCTCAAAACGGCGAAGGAAGCATACTACACTCAGCTCATGTTCCGCCCCACGTTCACGATCAACGGTATGAGTTCGGGCTATTGCGGTCCGGGCCATAAGACCTGCGTGCCCCGTTCGGCGCTGATGAAGCTGGATGTGCGTCTCGTCAGAAACATGGATCCCGACAAAGTGTTGGAAAAAATCCGCCGGCACGCAGCCGCCTTCGATCCGGAAATTGTTGTCCGCGCCGGTAAAGCCATGTATCCTTCCAAGAGCGATGCCGAACAGCCGCTCTGTCAAGCCGCTATCGCCGCCGCGCGCTCCGTTTATCCCAACGCCGTCGTTCATCCCAGTTCCGGCGGCAGCAATCCCGATTACGTGTGGACCGGCATCATGAAAATGCCGTCGGTGACAGTGCCTTACGGCAATGCCGACCAGACGAACCACTCGCCCAACGAAAACCTCCGCCTCGACTGTTTCCATAAGGGCATCCACGTCAGCGCCGCCGTGATCGGGCGCATCGGCGAAATTTAA
- a CDS encoding ABC transporter substrate-binding protein — MKVTRFELLAALVLGLAVSACAAEVPKSSKDTLMYGVNAEAASLDPSTSKDTVTHMMMLQIYDTLVAVEPQDYTKYVPGLATEWNFSDDRTELIFTIRDGVKFHNGDTMTADDVLFSLNRSFASSYSSGIRGAIKGFEKIDDRHVKLLLKYPYAPILEVMSNLTFGIVSQRAVKEAEAKGVNFARNPCGTGAYRMKEWKSGDQLELERFDGYYRGPAPIKTVIYKLIPDAASGAIGLEDGSLDFYYLPAHTDYEYLGTLDSLATITCPGIGIHHITFNTTDGIFKDKRLRQAVAYALNRDDIVIGGAEGYADLCNVLCPVSIFGYDKEATWYPQDLEKARKLMAEAGYPEGFDVVFSMQGSATYMNPAEVMQDQLRQIGINVTFDKMERATYLDIVAGKRQFVASLRMINASVRDADYVLTRRVHSSMIGGGNNYSGYSNPDVDKWLDEARQEQVPEKRMELYRKIYAQLKEDVPLIPIYTDYQKFFFNKHLKGIHPHPVFRFPVHEMYFD; from the coding sequence ATGAAAGTAACGCGTTTCGAACTTCTCGCGGCGCTGGTTCTGGGTTTGGCCGTGTCAGCCTGCGCAGCGGAAGTCCCCAAAAGCTCCAAGGATACCCTAATGTACGGCGTGAACGCCGAGGCCGCTTCTCTCGATCCGTCCACCAGCAAAGACACCGTCACTCACATGATGATGCTCCAGATCTACGACACGCTGGTCGCCGTCGAGCCTCAGGACTATACCAAATATGTCCCCGGACTGGCCACGGAATGGAATTTCAGCGACGACAGGACGGAGCTGATCTTCACGATCCGCGACGGCGTCAAGTTCCACAACGGCGACACGATGACCGCCGACGACGTGCTGTTTTCCCTGAACCGTTCCTTCGCATCCAGCTACTCCAGCGGCATCCGCGGCGCCATCAAGGGATTCGAGAAGATCGACGACCGTCATGTCAAGCTGCTCCTCAAGTATCCCTACGCGCCCATTCTCGAAGTCATGAGCAACCTCACCTTCGGTATCGTCAGTCAGCGCGCTGTGAAGGAGGCCGAGGCCAAGGGCGTCAACTTCGCCCGCAATCCCTGCGGCACCGGCGCTTATCGCATGAAGGAATGGAAGAGCGGCGATCAACTTGAGCTGGAACGCTTTGACGGCTACTATCGCGGCCCGGCGCCGATCAAGACCGTCATTTACAAGTTGATTCCCGATGCTGCCAGCGGCGCCATCGGCCTTGAGGACGGCAGTCTTGATTTCTATTATCTCCCGGCTCATACCGACTACGAATATCTCGGCACGCTCGACTCCCTTGCCACCATCACCTGCCCGGGAATCGGCATCCATCACATCACTTTCAACACCACCGACGGGATCTTCAAGGACAAGCGTCTGCGCCAGGCCGTCGCGTATGCGTTGAACCGCGACGACATCGTCATCGGCGGCGCCGAGGGTTACGCCGACCTCTGCAATGTCCTTTGCCCCGTATCCATCTTCGGTTATGACAAAGAAGCCACGTGGTATCCCCAGGATCTTGAAAAAGCCAGAAAACTTATGGCCGAAGCTGGCTATCCCGAAGGTTTCGACGTGGTCTTCAGCATGCAAGGTTCGGCGACTTACATGAATCCCGCCGAAGTCATGCAGGACCAGCTGCGCCAGATCGGCATCAACGTCACGTTCGACAAGATGGAGCGCGCCACTTACCTTGACATCGTCGCTGGCAAGCGTCAGTTCGTCGCCAGCCTGCGCATGATCAACGCTTCGGTTCGTGACGCCGACTATGTGCTCACCCGGCGCGTTCACAGCTCCATGATCGGCGGCGGCAACAACTACTCCGGCTACAGCAATCCCGACGTGGACAAATGGCTCGACGAGGCCCGTCAGGAGCAAGTTCCCGAAAAGCGCATGGAACTCTATCGCAAAATCTATGCCCAGCTGAAGGAAGACGTCCCGCTGATCCCCATCTATACCGACTACCAGAAGTTTTTTTTCAATAAACACCTCAAGGGCATCCATCCTCACCCCGTGTTCCGCTTCCCGGTCCACGAGATGTACTTCGACTAA
- a CDS encoding ABC transporter permease, with protein sequence MSRYIFRRLLMLVPVVLGVALFIFAVMDFTPGDPAVMILGEGATEAEYAALHAKLGLNDPLLVRYARYIWNALHGDFGVSYRTGLPVFQEIASRLPYTFVLAVVSTIIAVTIGLPVGVFSAVKQYSLADNFALGCALLLTSMPTFWLAMMLVLGFSLKMRWLPAMGVTGWKNFILPAIATASSSTASLLRMTRSTMLEVIRQDYIRTARAKGAKESRVIFDHALRNALLPVVTLIGVNFGVALGGTIVIEQVFAIPGLGQLMVNAIRTKDTPMVIASLLFTAVIASLINLLVDILYAYIDPRLRAKFTVAKKRRVSA encoded by the coding sequence ATGTCGCGTTATATTTTTCGGCGGCTGCTGATGCTTGTTCCCGTTGTGCTTGGCGTGGCACTGTTCATCTTTGCCGTCATGGATTTCACGCCCGGAGACCCGGCCGTGATGATCCTCGGCGAAGGAGCCACCGAGGCGGAATACGCCGCTCTGCACGCTAAGCTGGGATTAAACGATCCGCTGTTGGTCCGTTACGCGCGTTACATCTGGAACGCGCTGCACGGTGATTTTGGCGTCTCTTACCGCACGGGGCTGCCCGTGTTTCAGGAAATCGCCTCGAGGCTGCCCTACACGTTCGTACTGGCCGTCGTGAGCACGATCATCGCCGTCACGATCGGTTTGCCGGTGGGCGTCTTCTCAGCCGTCAAACAGTATTCCCTGGCCGATAACTTCGCGCTTGGCTGCGCATTGCTGCTCACTTCGATGCCAACGTTCTGGCTGGCCATGATGCTCGTGCTCGGATTCTCGCTGAAGATGCGCTGGTTGCCAGCTATGGGCGTTACGGGGTGGAAAAATTTTATCCTGCCGGCTATCGCCACGGCTTCAAGCAGCACGGCTTCGTTGCTGCGCATGACCCGCTCGACTATGCTCGAGGTCATTCGCCAGGACTACATCCGCACGGCCCGCGCCAAGGGCGCCAAAGAAAGTCGCGTCATCTTCGATCACGCACTGCGCAACGCCCTGTTGCCCGTGGTCACGCTGATCGGCGTTAATTTCGGCGTCGCCCTCGGCGGTACGATCGTCATCGAGCAGGTTTTCGCCATTCCCGGGCTTGGACAGCTGATGGTCAATGCCATTCGCACCAAGGACACGCCCATGGTCATCGCCTCGCTGTTGTTTACGGCCGTGATCGCCTCGTTGATCAATCTGTTGGTGGACATTCTCTATGCCTATATCGATCCACGGCTGAGAGCCAAATTCACCGTCGCCAAGAAAAGGAGGGTGAGCGCATGA
- a CDS encoding ABC transporter permease translates to MTAANAQKISVENRLRQYKKKSQMRTIWNRLKKNRLAIFGLALFLVMLAVVSTADIYYNYEQDAIAQHLSLRFKGPGQTAGHPLGTDQYGRDVLARVIYGGRISMFVGLATICVSLSLGSLIGATAAYYGGKVDNILMRIMDVFLAIPNILMAITLVAAFGTSLLNLILAMGLAGTPKMSRIVRSSVLSIIGTDYIEAARACGTGDMRIIFRHILPNAMGPILVQATQTVARSVITVSSLSFIGLGISEPTPEWGAMLSAAKSQLRYHPYLAVSPGIAIVMVVVSLTLLGDGLRDAMDPRLKN, encoded by the coding sequence ATGACCGCCGCAAACGCGCAGAAAATTTCCGTCGAGAACCGGCTGCGCCAATACAAGAAAAAGAGCCAGATGCGCACCATCTGGAACCGTCTCAAGAAAAACCGCCTTGCCATCTTCGGTCTGGCGCTCTTTCTAGTGATGCTCGCGGTAGTCAGCACCGCCGACATCTATTACAACTATGAGCAGGACGCCATTGCCCAGCATCTGTCGCTGCGCTTCAAGGGCCCCGGACAAACGGCCGGCCACCCGCTGGGGACCGATCAGTACGGCCGCGATGTGCTGGCACGCGTCATTTACGGCGGCCGCATTTCCATGTTCGTCGGCCTCGCCACGATCTGCGTGTCTCTGTCGCTGGGATCGCTCATCGGCGCGACGGCAGCTTACTACGGCGGCAAGGTAGACAACATCCTCATGCGCATTATGGACGTGTTTCTCGCCATCCCGAACATTCTTATGGCGATTACGCTGGTGGCGGCTTTCGGCACAAGCCTGCTGAACCTGATCCTCGCCATGGGGCTGGCCGGAACGCCGAAGATGTCGCGTATCGTCCGTTCGTCGGTGCTTTCCATCATCGGCACCGATTATATCGAAGCGGCGCGCGCCTGCGGCACTGGCGACATGCGCATCATCTTTCGTCATATTCTGCCCAACGCCATGGGGCCGATCCTCGTTCAGGCTACGCAGACCGTCGCCCGTTCGGTCATCACGGTCTCCTCTCTCAGCTTCATCGGTCTCGGCATCTCCGAACCCACGCCCGAATGGGGCGCCATGCTTTCGGCCGCCAAGAGCCAGCTTCGCTATCATCCCTATCTGGCCGTATCGCCCGGCATTGCCATTGTCATGGTCGTTGTTTCGCTGACGCTTCTCGGCGACGGTCTGCGCGACGCCATGGATCCAAGGCTGAAGAATTAG
- a CDS encoding ABC transporter ATP-binding protein yields MADKLLEVTDLHAMYRTDDDNVYALNGVDISVEKGKTLGLVGETGAGKTTLALSILRLLPDRVGFVTQGDIKMNGVELLKLSEPDMRLLRGNDISMIFQDPMTSLNPIHTVGDQIAEVIALHNEHADRSFIEKKTNEMMEMVGIPAIRKSEYPHQFSGGMKQRIVIAIALACNPKLLLADEPTTALDVTIQAQVLEMMNQLKQKLETSMILITHDLGIVAQICDQVGIMYAGEVVEIGTVEDIFEGTQHHPYTVGLFGAIPNMAEESPRLHPIDGLMPDPSIVLPGCPFAERCPHRLDKCQEERPQAVPVNSGMHRIKCWLAKAVREG; encoded by the coding sequence ATGGCAGACAAACTTCTTGAAGTCACAGACCTGCACGCGATGTACCGCACCGACGACGACAACGTTTACGCGCTCAACGGCGTCGACATTTCCGTCGAAAAGGGAAAAACTCTGGGGCTTGTGGGAGAAACCGGCGCCGGCAAGACGACACTGGCGCTCTCGATCTTGCGGCTGTTGCCGGACCGCGTCGGCTTCGTCACCCAGGGCGACATCAAAATGAACGGCGTCGAACTGCTCAAGCTGTCGGAGCCAGACATGCGCCTGCTGCGCGGCAACGACATTTCCATGATCTTCCAGGATCCGATGACCAGCCTCAACCCGATCCACACCGTCGGCGACCAGATCGCCGAGGTCATCGCTCTGCACAACGAGCATGCCGACCGCAGTTTCATCGAGAAAAAAACGAACGAGATGATGGAGATGGTCGGCATTCCCGCTATCCGCAAAAGCGAGTATCCGCATCAGTTTTCAGGCGGCATGAAGCAGCGCATCGTTATCGCCATCGCTTTGGCCTGCAACCCCAAGCTGCTGCTGGCCGACGAGCCGACGACGGCGCTCGACGTCACGATTCAGGCTCAGGTGCTGGAGATGATGAATCAGCTCAAGCAAAAACTGGAAACGTCGATGATCTTGATCACCCACGATCTGGGCATCGTCGCGCAGATCTGCGATCAGGTAGGCATCATGTACGCCGGCGAAGTGGTGGAGATCGGTACGGTCGAGGATATTTTCGAGGGCACACAGCACCACCCCTACACAGTCGGGCTTTTCGGCGCCATTCCCAATATGGCCGAGGAGTCGCCGCGGCTGCATCCCATCGACGGGCTGATGCCCGATCCTTCAATCGTGCTGCCCGGCTGTCCGTTTGCCGAGCGCTGTCCGCACCGCTTGGACAAATGCCAAGAAGAACGTCCGCAAGCCGTCCCCGTCAACAGTGGCATGCACCGTATCAAATGCTGGCTGGCCAAGGCCGTTCGGGAGGGATAG
- a CDS encoding ABC transporter ATP-binding protein, translating into MTTPLIQTKGLKKYFSTPHGLLHAVDDVNISIEAGQTLGVVGESGCGKSTLGRVILRLIEATSGEVLFNGENILAYTPHQMKDMRKQMQIVFQDPFASLNPRMTVSELIADPMKVCGTCKNNNEMMERVFELMDTVGLAERFVNTYPHEMDGGRRQRIGIARALALDPKFIVCDEPVSALDVSIQAQILNLLMDLQDSKGYTYMFITHDMSVVKHISDQIAVMYLGQCVELAPTKTLFNNPLHPYTHGLLNAIPIPSLKHRKTLHIMKGEVVSPINPKPGCRFATRCPEATEECRSPDLKLREVESGHFVACFKR; encoded by the coding sequence ATGACGACGCCTCTGATCCAGACCAAAGGTCTGAAGAAATATTTCAGCACCCCTCACGGGTTGCTGCATGCCGTGGACGACGTGAACATTTCCATCGAAGCGGGACAAACGCTCGGCGTCGTCGGCGAGTCAGGCTGCGGCAAGTCCACGCTGGGGCGTGTGATCCTGCGGCTCATCGAGGCCACTTCAGGCGAAGTGCTTTTCAATGGTGAGAACATTCTCGCTTACACGCCACATCAGATGAAAGACATGCGCAAACAGATGCAGATCGTTTTTCAGGATCCTTTCGCCTCGTTGAATCCCAGAATGACCGTCTCGGAACTGATCGCCGACCCGATGAAGGTCTGCGGCACCTGCAAGAACAATAACGAGATGATGGAACGCGTCTTCGAGTTAATGGACACTGTGGGATTAGCGGAACGCTTCGTCAATACCTACCCCCACGAGATGGACGGCGGCCGCCGCCAGCGCATCGGCATCGCCCGCGCGCTGGCGCTCGATCCCAAATTCATTGTCTGCGACGAGCCCGTTTCCGCGCTGGACGTCTCGATTCAGGCGCAGATTTTGAATCTGCTCATGGACTTGCAGGACAGCAAGGGGTACACCTACATGTTCATCACCCACGACATGAGCGTGGTCAAACATATCAGCGACCAGATCGCCGTCATGTACCTGGGTCAGTGCGTCGAGCTGGCGCCGACGAAAACGCTGTTCAACAATCCTCTACACCCTTACACGCACGGCCTGCTCAACGCTATCCCGATTCCCAGCCTCAAGCACCGCAAAACATTGCATATCATGAAGGGGGAAGTTGTTAGCCCGATCAACCCCAAGCCGGGCTGCCGCTTTGCTACGCGCTGCCCCGAAGCGACCGAAGAGTGCCGCAGCCCCGACCTGAAATTGCGCGAGGTTGAATCAGGTCATTTTGTGGCCTGTTTCAAGCGTTGA
- a CDS encoding C45 family autoproteolytic acyltransferase/hydolase, which translates to MRRFPIINVEPGTPYEMGFHYGRQATDQIRNGLADYRTIFAQTSTMAWEEIGTYALSYTPAVKAVDPDLIDEVRGIADGAGVSFADIMILNTRYEITKFPKPHECTSFALLPEATKDGVAYVGQNWDYRVGILDHIVIVHYAMPDGTRIVGAAEAGQVIRNGFNSHGIGLCANNLQSKGDNRGTALPVTFLRRKVLQSRSFEEAKKLLLETKRTVSNNFMLGSAEGRALDFETSPLGTDLIEPANGILTHANHFVVEPAKEALERSPRGDRLYELLAQRRGSIDVPWIIRCLSDHENYPKAICRHPADTSLPMPRRSSTVAGIVYNLSEGVAHICAGPSCENEFVAVPL; encoded by the coding sequence ATGAGACGTTTTCCGATCATCAACGTTGAACCCGGCACGCCTTACGAGATGGGTTTTCACTACGGCCGGCAGGCGACCGATCAGATCAGGAACGGACTGGCTGACTATCGTACCATTTTTGCCCAGACCAGCACGATGGCCTGGGAGGAGATCGGCACCTATGCGCTTAGCTACACGCCTGCCGTCAAGGCCGTTGATCCCGATCTAATCGACGAGGTGCGCGGCATCGCCGACGGCGCCGGCGTCAGTTTTGCCGACATCATGATTCTGAACACGCGCTACGAGATCACCAAGTTTCCCAAACCACACGAGTGCACATCCTTCGCGCTGCTGCCAGAGGCCACGAAAGACGGCGTCGCCTATGTGGGGCAGAACTGGGACTATCGCGTCGGTATCCTCGATCACATCGTCATCGTCCACTACGCCATGCCGGACGGCACGCGGATCGTCGGCGCAGCGGAGGCCGGCCAAGTGATCCGCAACGGTTTCAACAGCCACGGGATCGGCCTGTGCGCCAACAATTTACAGTCAAAGGGAGACAACCGCGGCACGGCGCTGCCGGTCACATTCCTGCGCCGCAAGGTACTGCAGAGCCGCAGTTTCGAAGAGGCAAAGAAGCTCCTGCTGGAGACGAAGCGCACCGTGTCGAATAATTTCATGCTCGGCTCCGCCGAAGGTCGTGCGCTGGACTTCGAAACCTCGCCGCTGGGTACTGATCTGATCGAGCCCGCAAACGGCATTCTCACCCACGCCAACCACTTCGTCGTCGAGCCCGCCAAGGAAGCCCTGGAACGCTCTCCGCGCGGCGATCGGCTTTACGAACTGCTGGCGCAGAGACGCGGCTCTATCGACGTGCCCTGGATCATCCGTTGCCTCAGCGATCACGAAAATTATCCCAAGGCCATCTGCCGCCATCCTGCCGACACGTCGCTGCCCATGCCCCGTCGCAGCAGCACCGTAGCTGGCATCGTTTACAATCTCAGCGAAGGCGTGGCGCACATTTGCGCTGGCCCAAGCTGCGAAAACGAATTCGTCGCCGTGCCGCTTTAA
- a CDS encoding M20/M25/M40 family metallo-hydrolase: MTDKEKALRYVDEHFDEMVAELTRACACASFAGNPAGLDAMRTALQDDLKSSGLTPTLHPVEDGNALISAGLSGDSPRTLLFYNHYDVVEPGKTEHWTNKAPFKADIRGGKIYARGVSDDKGGLYFRLHAVRAMMNANGHLPVSVKFLVEGDEETASPSMTRFAQANTEKFKELTKADVCLWENGRVDAAGRPWLRCGVRGAVAFDLRVTTAKSDVHGRMGAAAPSASWRLIWALAALKEIGTEKIAIDGFYDDVLPASEADLQVLHDFPYDEAHTKKSLGLKSFVRGATGEELKRQIYLEPSLSVCGLEAGEVHNGVRGIVPHTAYARLGFYLVANQDPADIEAKLRAHLRQQGFDDVEVTRCGGASRPVRTRPDHPFRARAVIAAKNVYAQPMVVELTQLGAGPAAVFRDAWPDLPIFGIGPANTSGNHHAPDENLGLEDYKNSIKYLIELCYSYVRD, encoded by the coding sequence GTGACAGACAAGGAAAAAGCGCTGCGCTACGTCGACGAACATTTTGACGAGATGGTCGCTGAACTGACTCGTGCCTGCGCCTGCGCTAGTTTCGCCGGCAATCCGGCCGGATTGGACGCGATGCGCACGGCGCTTCAGGACGACCTGAAAAGTTCCGGTCTGACGCCGACCCTCCACCCCGTAGAAGACGGCAACGCGCTGATCAGCGCCGGGCTCTCCGGCGACAGTCCCCGCACACTGCTGTTTTACAATCATTACGACGTCGTCGAGCCAGGCAAGACCGAACACTGGACAAACAAAGCGCCCTTCAAAGCCGACATCCGCGGCGGCAAAATATACGCCCGCGGAGTTTCCGACGACAAAGGCGGACTTTATTTCCGCCTCCACGCCGTGCGCGCCATGATGAACGCCAACGGTCATCTGCCCGTCTCCGTCAAGTTTCTCGTCGAAGGCGACGAAGAGACCGCCAGTCCGTCCATGACACGCTTCGCTCAGGCAAACACTGAAAAGTTCAAAGAATTGACAAAGGCCGACGTGTGTTTGTGGGAGAACGGACGTGTCGACGCCGCCGGCCGTCCTTGGCTGAGATGCGGCGTGCGCGGCGCCGTGGCCTTCGATCTGCGCGTCACGACCGCGAAATCTGACGTACACGGCCGCATGGGTGCAGCCGCCCCCAGCGCTTCGTGGCGCCTCATCTGGGCTTTGGCTGCGCTCAAGGAGATTGGTACCGAAAAGATCGCCATCGACGGCTTTTACGACGACGTCCTCCCCGCCTCCGAAGCCGATCTGCAGGTGCTGCACGATTTTCCCTACGACGAGGCGCACACGAAAAAAAGTCTCGGCTTGAAAAGCTTTGTGCGCGGGGCCACGGGCGAAGAATTGAAGCGACAGATCTATCTTGAACCGTCGCTCTCCGTCTGTGGACTGGAGGCCGGCGAAGTGCACAACGGCGTGCGCGGCATCGTGCCTCACACGGCGTATGCGCGCCTCGGCTTCTATCTCGTCGCCAACCAGGATCCCGCCGATATTGAAGCCAAATTGCGCGCGCATTTGCGCCAACAGGGCTTCGACGACGTAGAAGTCACGCGCTGCGGCGGCGCCTCGCGCCCTGTCCGCACGCGTCCCGACCATCCCTTCCGCGCTCGCGCCGTCATAGCGGCCAAAAACGTTTACGCTCAGCCCATGGTGGTCGAACTGACTCAGCTTGGCGCCGGTCCCGCCGCCGTGTTTCGCGACGCGTGGCCGGATCTGCCCATTTTCGGTATCGGTCCCGCCAACACTAGCGGCAACCACCACGCGCCCGACGAGAACCTCGGCCTCGAAGACTACAAGAACTCTATCAAATACCTGATCGAACTCTGTTATTCCTACGTTCGTGATTAA
- a CDS encoding Na+/H+ antiporter NhaC family protein: protein MIKVLAKGTARWTRGTFAVCMPTALSLAFDRTNNQVTPLVVACFAAVAGGVFGDHCSLLSDTTVLFSAGAAADHIDHVKTQLPYALVCAAAASVAYLFVGFLMV from the coding sequence GTGATTAAAGTCCTCGCCAAAGGGACAGCGCGGTGGACACGGGGGACGTTCGCAGTCTGCATGCCCACTGCGCTGTCCCTGGCCTTTGACCGCACGAACAATCAGGTGACTCCGCTCGTCGTCGCCTGCTTTGCGGCCGTTGCCGGCGGCGTGTTCGGCGATCACTGCTCGCTTCTGTCCGACACAACCGTTCTTTTCTCCGCGGGAGCGGCGGCTGATCACATCGATCACGTCAAGACTCAGCTGCCTTATGCGCTCGTCTGCGCCGCGGCGGCTTCAGTCGCGTATCTCTTCGTGGGGTTCTTGATGGTATGA
- a CDS encoding sugar transferase: MNGSIATKFKKSIMFLFKILIVVTAVGLYIGGFKIWYEAPRLMFKDNYVIGVVYLLVFYTLSYSYGAYRIGILRLRELVYSFSLALVIANFTGYSQLSLMLHRFIAVGPMLLLTFAQVLAGTLLYIAANAVYFAINPARDALAILANPEDDERVLRKFLSESKRYRIVQYCHESDGDAAVQSAMDGQPLVLMLGHGRPEFRSMVIRHCYETDKRLLMVPNVDEIFVHSAVRCQIDDIPAFLFRGHQMSSEQKLIKRAIDIVGSAAALIALSPLMLLAALLVRLHDGGPEFYRQTRVTEGGRPFQLYKFRTMVQNAETNGAEMASSHDGRVTPVGRWLRMLRLDELPQLFNILKGDMSIVGPRPERPELIEQYCRQYPEFRYRLKVKAGLTGYAQVFGRYNTLFEDKLKLDLLYIQHFSLIFDFYLIISTVKVLFMPSSSAGVEEKDPGGKRA; encoded by the coding sequence ATGAATGGTTCCATCGCGACAAAATTCAAGAAGTCCATCATGTTCCTCTTCAAGATCCTGATCGTCGTCACCGCCGTCGGGCTTTACATCGGCGGCTTCAAAATCTGGTACGAAGCGCCGCGCCTGATGTTCAAGGACAATTATGTCATCGGCGTGGTCTACCTGCTGGTGTTCTATACTCTCAGTTACTCATACGGGGCTTACCGTATCGGTATCCTGCGCCTGCGCGAGCTGGTCTATTCCTTCTCGCTGGCGCTGGTCATCGCCAATTTCACGGGGTACTCGCAGCTCAGCCTGATGCTGCACCGTTTCATCGCGGTGGGGCCGATGCTGCTGCTCACGTTCGCGCAAGTTCTGGCGGGAACGTTGCTTTACATCGCCGCCAACGCCGTTTATTTCGCCATCAATCCCGCCCGCGACGCGCTGGCCATCCTCGCCAATCCCGAGGACGACGAGCGCGTGCTGAGAAAATTCCTCAGCGAAAGCAAACGCTATCGCATCGTCCAATACTGCCACGAGAGCGACGGCGACGCGGCGGTGCAAAGCGCCATGGACGGGCAGCCGCTGGTGCTCATGCTCGGACACGGGCGGCCGGAGTTCCGCAGCATGGTGATCCGTCACTGCTACGAAACGGACAAGCGTCTGCTCATGGTCCCTAACGTGGACGAGATCTTCGTTCACAGCGCCGTACGCTGCCAGATCGACGACATTCCCGCCTTTCTGTTCCGCGGGCACCAAATGAGCAGCGAGCAGAAGCTCATCAAGCGCGCCATCGACATCGTCGGTTCGGCCGCGGCGCTGATCGCGCTCAGCCCGCTGATGCTGCTCGCCGCGCTGTTGGTCCGTCTGCACGATGGCGGACCGGAGTTCTACCGGCAGACGCGCGTCACCGAGGGCGGACGGCCGTTCCAGCTGTACAAGTTCCGCACCATGGTGCAGAACGCCGAAACCAACGGCGCCGAGATGGCGTCGAGCCACGACGGCCGCGTCACTCCCGTGGGGCGCTGGCTGCGCATGCTGCGCCTCGACGAGCTGCCGCAGCTGTTCAATATCCTCAAGGGCGATATGTCCATCGTCGGCCCGCGGCCGGAGCGTCCCGAGCTGATCGAGCAATATTGCCGCCAATACCCGGAATTTCGCTACCGTCTCAAGGTCAAGGCCGGTCTGACGGGCTACGCGCAGGTGTTCGGCCGCTACAACACGCTGTTCGAGGACAAGCTCAAGCTGGATCTGCTTTACATTCAGCATTTCTCGTTGATCTTCGATTTCTATCTGATAATTTCCACCGTCAAGGTGCTCTTCATGCCGTCAAGTTCGGCAGGCGTCGAGGAAAAAGATCCCGGCGGCAAAAGAGCGTAA